GAGAAACAACTGCTCCAGCGGTACTTTTAGAGCTTGGCTACTTATCCAACGATATTGAGAGAAGCCGTATCAGCCAAAGTTCCTATCAGGAAAAACTAGCTAATGCCATTGTTAGTGGTATCTTGAGCTATTATAAAACTTATTCAATTTAATAAAAATTAAAAAATCTACTCGTAGGAGTGGATTTTTTGGTATAATTCAGTTGAGATAAATAAGAAAGAGGTTCTTTTATGGCATATTCGAATTTATTAGATCGTTTTTTAACGTATGTAAAGTTTAATACACGTAGTGATGAAACAAGTCAGACAACACCTAGTACACAAAGTCAGATTGACTTTGCCTTAACGATTCTAAAACCAGAAATGGAAAAAATTGGTTTGCAAGATGTTCATTATTTAGAGTCAAATGGTTATATTATCGGAACATTGCCGGCAAATTCTGATAAATTCAGCTATAAAATCGGCTATATTTCTCATATTGACACAGCTGATTTTAATGCTGAAGGTGTCAATCCCCAAATTATAGAGAACTATGACGGCTCTGATATTCCACTAGGAGAATCAGGATTTCAATTATCACCGACTGATTTTCCTAATCTAAACAATTATCATGGACAAACCTTAATCACTACCGATGGTACGACACTTTTAGGAGCTGATGATAAATCTGGTATTGCTGAAATCATGACTGCTATTGAGTATTTTACCAGTCATCCAGAGGTTGAACATGGGGAAATTCGTGTTGGCTTTGGACCTGATGAAGAAATTGGTGTGGGTGCAGATAAGTTTGATGTTGCTGATTTTGATGTAGACTTCGCCTATACGGTTGATGGTGGTCCACTCGGTGAACTTCAATTTGAAACTTTTAGTGCAGCTGCAGCCGATATCACCTTTAAAGGTCGCAATGTCCATCCTGGCACAGCTAAGGATCAAATGGTTAATGCTTTTCAACTGGCGATTGATTTTCACAATGCGCTTCCAGAATCAGATCGTCCAGAACTAACCGAAGGCTACCAAGGCTTTTATCACCTCCACGGACTTGACGGTTCAGTAGAAGAAGCACATAGTTCTTACATTATCCGAGATTTTGATAGTAATGCGTTTGAAAATCGTAAGAAGTTAATGCTAGATATCGCTACAAAAATGAATGAAGCGCTTGATCAAGAGCGTGTTCTAGTTAGTTTGAAAGATCAATACTTTAATATGCGTCAGGTGATTGAAAAAGATATGACACCAATCAATCTTGCAAAAGAGGTGATGGAAAAACTTGATATTAAGCCAATTATTGAACCTATCCGTGGTGGAACAGATGGCTCTAAGATTTCCTTTATGGGGATTCCAACACCAAATATTTTTGCTGGTGGAGAAAATATGCATGGTCGCTTTGAATTTGTCAGTCTTCAAACGATGGAAAGAGCAGTTGATGTTATTGTTGGTATATCGACTGCTGTGAAATAGCTTTTTGAAAGTTTATAAGAAGTATGGTAGAATAGCTTTGGGGGTTACCGCATATGATTAGAATTTTTGGTAAAATAAGATACCATTGGCAACCTGAACTATCATGGCTCTTAATTTATTGGTCTTTAACAATAGCACCAATTTTTATTGGCTTATCTTTACTATTTGAACGAACAAAGATACCATTGGCATTCTTCTTATTGTTTGCTTTGTTTTTAATCTTATTGGGGTTTGGACTACATCGCTTTTTCATTATTGGTGAGGATGATCAATTAAAAATTGTATCAATGGATGTTTTTAAACCACAGAATGTGAAGATTTCTAGCATCAAAAAGATCGAAGTAACAAAGTTAAGCATCACCTTGTTGTTTAATGGCAGTACAAAAAAACGCATCTTTTATATGCGTAAGTGGCCTAAGAAGTATTTTCTTGATGCTCTGGCAGTTCATCCTTATTTTAAAGGTGAGGTTGAATTAATGGATAACTTTGTTGAGTTGGATTATTTTGAAGCATATAAAAACGAAAAGACTCCTAGAGCATTAGAGCCTTAGTGGGACAGTTCTTAACTGCTTCAATCGTCGCAAAATCATCATTAGGAAATTCAGCTACTAATTCATCGCTATCTGTAAACTTAACGATACCATCGTCATGGTAATCAAACGCATCAGAATGGGTTTGGCAAAGCCCACAAGCGATACATTTTTCTGGAATAAGTGATACTTTCATAGTATTATTGTAATATTATTTAATTTATTTAACAAGGGGGAAGTCATGGGCAAGAAACCATGGGAATTGAAAATTTTTGAAACTAAGAAAGATGTTGGTGAACAGACATCACGAAAAGATAAACATAGTGGTTTTTTAAGTACTCCCCTGTTGACCGGTTTACTTAGTGTTTTCTTTTTAATTGTTGTCGGTATTTTGATTGTTGTCTTCTATACGTCAAATGGTGGAAGTGATGAAACTAAAGCAACATCAGGCTTTTATCGTTCGTCGCAATCTACTTCTAAAGAAGTGAAATCTTCTCAAGGACAATCAGCGAAGAAAAAGAAAACTTCCACTTCTAAGAAGAATAAAAAGAAAGAAGCGTCTACAGAATCTTCTACTAAGGTATCAACTCAAGAAAGTAGTTCAACAAGTTCTAGCTCAGAAGTAACTACTGAGGAAACAACGCCTTCTACAACAAATGGGCAAACGATTGTTGTTCAAGCTGGTGAAGGTGCAGCTTCAATTGCAGCTCGTGCAGGAATTTCAATTGAGCAGTTGCAGGCATTAAATCCACAAAATATGACATTGGGTTACTGGTACGCTAATCCAGGAGATGTTGTTAATGTCAATTAATTTAGAGAATGAGGACATCATGAAATCTATAAAAATAGCTATTGATGGGCCTGCTTCAAGTGGTAAAAGTACAGTGGCCAAGATTATTGCTCGTAATCTTGGCTATACCTATCTTGATACAGGTGCTATGTATCGTTCTGCAACTTATCTTGCTTTAAAGCATCAATTAGACGATTCTAAAGTAGAAGAAATCCTTGAAAAACTATCAGAGTACCCTATTTCTTTTGGAAAAGACGAAAAGGGACAACAAACTGTTCTTATAGGATCAATTGATGTAACAGATGCCATTCGTCAACCAGATGTGACCAATAATGTTTCCTGGGTTTCAGCATTGCCAGAGATTCGTGAAGAGCTTGTTGCTCAACAACAACGTATCGCTGCACAAGGTGGGATTATCATGGATGGTCGTGATATTGGAACAGTTGTTCTTCCTGATGCGGAATTAAAAATCTTTTTGATTGCTTCGGTAGAAGAGAGGGCGGAACGTCGCTTTAAAGAGAACCTGGAAAAAGGGATTACAACTGATTTTGAAACGCTAAAAGATGAAATCGCCGCGCGTGATTATAAAGACAGTCATCGTAAGGTATCACCATTAAAAGCTGCTGAAGATGCCATTACTTTTGATACAACTGGTATCTCAATCGAAGGTGTGGTTGACTTTATTCAAGAAAAAGCGAAGAAAATTATTGACAAGGGATAATAAAACTGTTATTATGTTAACAATGAGAAAAGCAGAAGTGAGAACTTCTCGCCTTGCGACTGACGTTGTCTGGCCCTACATATCAAGTTTCTTATTGGAACATAATGTGTGCGGGCTTGGTTTGTCAAGTCCGCTTTGTTTTTCTCTAAAAAAATAAAGAGGTGAAGATCATAGCTAAAAAAGATCTATTCATCAACGACGAAATTCGTGTTCGCGAAGTTCGTTTAGTTGGTCTTGAAGGTGAACAATTAGGGATTAAACCATTATCAGAAGCTCAATCAATTGCCGATGAGGCTAATGTTGATTTAGTGCTTATCCAACCGCAAGCCACTCCACCTGTTGCTAAAATTATGGACTATGGTAAGTTCAAGTTTGAGTATCAGAAGAAACAAAAAGAGCAACGCAAAAAGCAAAGTGTTGTCACTGTTAAGGAAGTTCGACTTAGTCCAGTTATTGATAAAGGGGACTTTGAGACAAAGCTTCGTAACGGCCGTAAGTTCCTTGAAAAAGGAAATAAGGTTAAAGTTTCTATTCGCTTTAAAGGGCGTATGATTACTCATAAGGAAATTGGAGCAAAAGTGTTGGCTGAGTTTGCTGAAGCAACTCAAGATATTGCTATCATTGAGCAAAGAGCTAAAATGGATGGTCGCCAAATGTTCATGCAACTTGCACCGATTCCAGACAAGAAATAACTTGTCAGATTATATCTATCAATAGGAGAAGAAAAATGCCAAAACAAAAAACACACCGTGCATCAGCTAAACGTTTTAAACGTACAGGTTCAGGCGGATTGAAACGCTTCCGTGCTTTCACGTCTCACCGTTTCCACGGAAAAACTAAGAAACAACGTCGTCATCTTCGTAAAGCGTCAATGGTGAACGCTGGAGATTTCAAACGTATCAAAGCAATGCTTACTCGCCTTAAATAATTAGGTCTGTAAACATTAACAGTATTATTGAGAATTATTCGGAGGAAAATATAAATGGCTCGTGTTAAAGGTGGCGTTGTTTCACGCAAACGTCGTAAACGTGTTTTAAAATTAGCTAAAGGTTACTATGGAGCAAAACACATCTTGTTCCGTACTGCAAAAGAGCAAGTAATGAACTCTTACTACTATGCATACCGTGACCGTCGTCAGAAAAAACGTGATTTCCGTAAACTTTGGATTACACGTATCAATGCGGCTGCTCGTATGAATGGTTTGTCATACTCTCAATTGATGCATGGTTTGAAACTTGCTGAGATTGAAGTAAACCGTAAAATGCTTGCTGATTTAGCAGTTAACGATGCAGCAGCTTTCACAGCTCTTGCAGATGCTGCTAAAGCAAAACTTGGTAAATAATTATCAATGAAAGAACTGGAAAACCAGTTCTTTTTTTTAGGTATACTTTTTGATATAATAAAGGATAACGATTAAATGACATAGGATAACATAGATGAACATTGAAGACTTAAAAAAACGTCAGGAGAAGATTCGTAATTTCTCCATTATTGCTCATATCGACCATGGAAAATCGACACTAGCTGACCGTATTTTAGAAAAAACAGAAACAGTCTCAAGTCGAGAAATGCAAGCACAATTGCTTGATAGTATGGACTTGGAGCGTGAGCGTGGCATTACCATTAAATTAAATGCTATTGAGCTCAATTATACAGCTAAAGATGGCGAGACGTATATTTTTCACTTGATTGACACACCAGGGCACGTTGACTTTACCTATGAGGTATCACGTTCCTTGGCTGCCTGTGAGGGAGCTATCTTGGTTGTTGATGCAGCACAAGGTATTGAAGCTCAGACACTTGCCAATGTCTATTTAGCTTTGGATAATGACTTAGAAATCATGCCAGTCATCAATAAAATCGACTTGCCAGCTGCAGATCCTGAGCGTGTCCGTACGGAAGTTGAAGATGTAATTGGACTTGATGCGTCAGCTGCTGTTTTAGCTTCTGCCAAGGCTGGTATTGGTATCGAAGAAATCTTGGAGCAGATTGTTGAAAAAGTTCCAGCACCATCAGGCGATGTAGCAGCACCACTTCAAGCCTTGATTTTCGACTCTGTTTATGATGCTTACCGCGGGGTTATCCTTCAGGTTCGTGTGACTAATGGAATGGTTAAGCCGGGTGACAAGATTCGACTCATGTCTAATGGTAAAACCTTTGATGTAACTGAAGTCGGTATTTTTACGCCTAAGGCTGTTGGGCGTGACTACTTGGCAACAGGTGATGTTGGTTACATTGCGGCATCGATCAAGACCGTAGCAGATACGCGTGTTGGTGATACCATTACCTTGGCTGATAATCCTGCGAGCGAGCCACTGTCTGGCTACAAGCAAATGAACCCAATGGTTTTTGCGGGACTATATCCGATTGAATCCAATAAATATAACGATTTGCGTGAAGCTTTGGAAAAACTCCAGTTGAATGATGCTAGTTTGCAATTTGAACCGGAAACGTCACAAGCTTTGGGATTTGGTTTCCGTTGTGGCTTTCTAGGTCTACTTCACATGGATGTTATTCAAGAGCGTTTAGAGCGTGAATTTAACATTGATTTGATTATGACTGCGCCATCGGTAGTTTACAATGTTAATACAACGGATGGTGAGATTTTAGAGGTTTCTAACCCTTCTGAATTTCCTGATCCTACGCGTATTGATGCCATTGAAGAACCTTATGTTAAAGCTCAAATCATGGTACCACAAGAGTATGTTGGAGCTGTGATGGAATTGGCTCAGCGTAAACGTGGTGATTTTGAAACTATGGAATACATTGATGACAATCGTGTTAATGTTATCTATCAAATTCCATTGGCTGAAATTGTCTTTGACTTCTTTGATAAGCTCAAATCCTCGACACGTGGTTATGCTAGCTTTGATTATGAAATATCAGAGTATCGTCGCTCACAATTGGTTAAGATGGATATCCTTCTTAATGGGGACAAGGTCGATGCCCTCAGCTTTATTGTTCACAAAGAATTTGCCTATGAACGTGGGAAACTCATTGTGGATAAGTTGAAGAAAATCATTCCTCGTCAACAATTTGAAGTGCCAATTCAAGCGGCTATTGGTCAAAAAATTGTGGCACGTACAGATATCAAAGCCCTTCGTAAAAATGTTTTGGCTAAATGTTATGGTGGTGACGTTTCACGTAAACGTAAATTGCTTGAAAAACAAAAAGCCGGTAAGAAGCGCATGAAATCTATTGGTTCAGTTGAAGTACCGCAAGAAGCCTTCTTGAGTGTCCTTTCAATGGACGATGATGAGAAGAAATAAGTTGATATGATGTAGGGAAATGATGACTATTACGAAGAAAAATTTAGAAACAACTATTGGTGATTTATCGATTCACTACCGAAAAGGTAATCCGACGCTTATTTTTCTCAGTGGTATTGGTAGCTTCCCAACCTTCGAAAATTTTTCAGCAATTATCAAACCTTTACCTAAAAACTTTGGTATCTTAACCCTTGATTATCCCAATATTGGAGAATCAAGTTTAAAGAATCAAAGAGAGCTCACATTGGTTGACTGGATAGAGGCTATTGAACTTGTATTAGATAGCTTACAAGTTGAGGATTATATTTTGATTACTCATAGTATTGCTGGTATACTCGGACTTAGATTAATGACTAAACGATTAGGATGTAAAGGTTTTATAGGAATTGAACCTTCCACAGTAGCCATTTTGACGGGAATAGTTGATTATTCTCAAGAATTTGGACGAGTGAACCAAATTATTTCTGAAATAGGTGTTAGGAATTATTTACAGGGAATCTCTCGACAAGGGTTGAATGAAATAGAAAATAAAGCTCTTTGGGATGCTTTTGATAGAACTGAGAAGCGCTTATCAACTATTGCTGAATCTGATTTTGCTGCCTTTCCAGATTTGAATAAGAGTGACTTTGCTAGTCAACCTAGTATTCCAAAAGATATTCCTAGCTTTGTTTTTAGTCAAGCTTTTCGAAGAGAGGAATATGAAGCGTCAGAGTATCAAAATCGAGAAGGTAGATACCACCTATATCTGACTGGTGATCATCATTATTTACATTGGACAGAAAGTGAAGCTATTCTTAAAGTCATCAAATCTGTTGTGTGATATATCATTTGATTTTCAATTTCATTACTTCTATTTTTAATCTTTTATACTATATTGAAACCACTCCTGTGTTCTAGTTTATTAGAGTTTAATAGGAGTTTTTTGTATATCCGAAAACTAGATGAATGGTATTATTTTGGTAAAAATCAAAAAATGAAATTATCAGATTTTTTTCTGGTTTTAAGTTGTTATTTCAATAAAAATACTTAAAATATGCTATAATGACCTAATAGATTTTAAAGGATATTGTATTGGAAAAAGAGTTAAAAAAATTAAAACGTGATCAATTATTAGAAATAATGTTGAGACAACAAGAAAAAATTGAAGAACAAGAAAAAGTGATTAGCGAGTTAGAACATAAATTAAATGATAAACGAATAGCAATAGAAACTTGTGGCTCTATTGCTGAAGCATCTTTAGTTTTAAATGATATCTTCAATTCAGCCCAAGCAGCAGCAGACCAATATTTGGATAATATTAAGCAACAAGCTAAAAACAATGGAGTTCATTGATGACAAAATTAAGCTTAAATTCTAAGGATTTTTCACGAGAATTGGAACGTGTGAGATATCAAAGACGGTTCTGGATGATCGTTAGAAATACGGTGTATATTTTATTGGGTGTAGCTTCAATTGCAATTTTAATTGCAGTTTTATGGTTACCGGTTTTACGAATCTATGGCAGATCGATGAATAAAACACTGTCTGAAGGTGATATTGTGATTAGTCAAAAAGGTTCAAAGTTTAAATCAGGTGAAGTCATAGCTTTTTATTACAATAATAAAGTTCTTGTCAAGCGTGTTATTGCAAAATCAGGTGATTGGGTTGAAGTAACTCCTGAAGGTGATGTTTATGTCAACCAAAAAAAATTAAAAGAACCTTATATTATGGCGAAAGCTTTGGGAGAGAGTAATATTAAATATCCTTATCAAGTTCCTGATGGTCAGATTTTTGTGATGGGAGATAACCGTAAGACATCTATTGATTCTAGAAATACGTCTATTGGTGGAGTCTCTCAAGAGCAGATTGTTGGTGAAGTTTCTTTTCGAATTTGGCCGATATCAAATATTGGACCAATCAGGTAATATTGAGAGGTATACTGATTTTGAGAAAATATTATATGATTTTAAAAGAGTCTATTGTGAAGGGGAAGTACAAGAAGATATGGAAAAGTCTGTTCTGGGCGAGTATTTTGGTAACGACATTCTTAACCACTTACTTTTTAATTTTACCAGCAATCACAGTGGAGACTCAAAAAACGGATAATGTAGGAATATCATTATCAAGCTCCTCCCCAGTGAATGAGACTCCTAAAGAAGTCACTGGTAGCCCCCCTTCTAGCGAAGATCAAACGGAATTTAAACATGATATAAAAACAGAAACTTCAAGTGCTCAAAAAGAAGAAACCTCTGATTCTTCGTCAAACGACACAACACAAGAAACGACACCAAACGCTTCGAAAGAAAAAGAGACAGCTTTTCTTAAGGATACCTTAATTCATAAAGGTGAGGGCTTTGAGATTCACGTAACTGTTGGGGAAGAAGCTGAGCTTCCTAGAGATACTCATTTGGAAGTCTCAGAAGTGAAAGAGATGGATCAATCTTTTGAAACCTATAAACAAAAAACTCTTGAGAAGGTTTCTAGAAAAGATGACGAAATCAAAAGCTTATTTTTTTATGATATAACTCTCGTTTCGAACGGCAAGGAGATACAACCATCATCTGCCGTTAAAGTAGAAGTAGTGTATGATAATCCTTTAGAAGTCTCTGATGAAGAGTTAGAAATCGTTCACTTTAAAGACAATGGAGCTCTGGAAGTTCTAAAATCGAAAACTGATCCAGAGACAGTTGATTCTTCTAGTGATATTGCTTTTAGAACAGAATCTTTTTCAGTATATGCCATTGTTCAACCGGATAACACGAAACTACCTCTGAGGACTTATATCTTCGAAAATGCTGATGGTTCGCAATATCTGTTTAAAACAAATAGTGACACAGAAACAGATACTCAAATCATAAAAGACGGACAAAGTCTTCATGGTGTAGGGATTCCATATGTTGATGATGATAAGCATTTTAATGGATGGTATATTTTTAATAAAGATACGAACACTTACGGAGATGAAATTCACTTTGAAGAAGCTATTGAAGTGAAGCAAACAGAGACGATTTATGTTAGGCCAAGTTATGGAAATGTTGCCTACGTGACGTTTTATGATAATGAAGATGGCACTTTAGTTTTAGAGAAACATCAAGTTGCGCTAGAAGAGGGCAAAGGAACAGTAAATCTAGCTGAACACACGGCTGTTTCACCTTCAGCTACTCAAGTATTTGCAGGGTGGTCATTGACCAAAGGTGGTTCTGTGATTACTGAAAATATTACTAACTATCCGATTGCTAAAGATACTGTTTTTTACCCAATATTTAAAGAATCTAAAAAGATTGAATTCAATACAGGTGACATTGGTGAGGGTGCACCTTACGTAGCTCCGAAATTTGTTATTGAGGGTGAAAAAGCTGAAAGTATTAAGCCGACAGATCCGACTCGAAATGGTTACACATTTGGAGGATGGTATCGAGATAGTAATTATCAAACGGCATTTGATTTTTCATCAACTGTTACTGAAGACATTGTTCTATACGCTAGATGGCTTCCTGCGACAGCCAACTACACGATTGTGTATTGGCAACAGTCTAAAACAGATTCTAAAAATAGTTTAGCAGCAGATAAGACTTACGATTACGCAGGGCAAGTAAGCCGAACCGCCACTGTAGATTCGATTGTTTCCCTGACATCTTCAGACAGGAATCCAGATTCTAAAGGATTTGTTTATACTAATGCGAGAGGAGAAACGAGTACTGTTGTAAAGGCAGATGGTTCATCCATTATCAATGTCTATTTTGACCGAAAATTGATAACGATGCGTTTTTTAAATGATACATACTATAGAAGCTATACAGGACCAGTTGCTGTGAATAGTACAGTATGGACTAGTCCAACCTATGCTCAGTATGTAACAACTTACACTGGCCTTTATGGAACAAGTTTAGCCGAAAATGGTTACACTTGGCCAAGTTCTGGAACTCAGAATTGGACGTACTATGCTTCGGGTGGTCAAGCTCGAGGAATGAGTTATCTAGGAGAATTTATTTTACCAGAAGATACGTATGATACCTCGAATACTGAGATTCGTTTTTATCGGAATGGTAGAAAGACCGTTAACTACTATTTTTATAAACAGAATATAGATGGTACCTATAGTAGCACTCCGACTGATGTTGGTTCTGGTCAAATGGCAACTTTTACTTTTTCAGAAAAATATAGTGGTTTTAATGTAGCCTGGTATAGGCGTTATTATTCTGGAACAACTAGTTCCTATGATAGTGATTGGCGAAAAGCAGCAAATAATGGAACAACTCAAACTTTCTATACTTACGGAACCTACTATAATTCTGTAGATTATCCATTAGATTTGCATATTCAATATGACCGAAAGGCATATCATATTAATTTCTTAGATCCTCTGAATAATCAAGAACTTACTAATTTTGATCCAGTTAGTGTCTACTATGAAGATAATCTATCTAAATACAAGCCTGATACAACGATTGACAAACCTACTCCGAGTCTCCCTGGCTATCGCTGGGATGGTAAATGGTATAAAGACCAAACGTTGACCCAGGAGATTGATTGGTCGATTACTATGCCATCACATGACTTAAAGGTTTACGCTGGTTGGGAGAAAATTCGATATGATGTTACTATCGAAGCTAATGGAGGAGAATTGCTTGATACACAGGCAACATACTTCACTTTGGATTATGGTGAAAAAATTACAGAGTTTGCTAATATCACACGTGATTATGTAGAAGATCCAAATGGAGAGTACTATTATAGACACGATACGGATAATGGCCTTGCAACAGATGGTAGACATGCTCATTATACAAAAGACCCTACAGAACCAAACGTTGATACGACCAAGCGTTATCGCTACGAGAAAGATGCTTATAAACTAGTAGGTTGGTACTACGTGAATGCTGATGGAACAACTCGTCCCTATAACTTTTCTGGAATCGTTGTTGGTGATACAACCTTGAGAGCTATTTGGCGTCGAGTAGGGGAATATAAGGTTAACTATAGCCCGATAGTGTATGA
The sequence above is drawn from the Streptococcus pluranimalium genome and encodes:
- a CDS encoding InlB B-repeat-containing protein; this translates as MRKYYMILKESIVKGKYKKIWKSLFWASILVTTFLTTYFLILPAITVETQKTDNVGISLSSSSPVNETPKEVTGSPPSSEDQTEFKHDIKTETSSAQKEETSDSSSNDTTQETTPNASKEKETAFLKDTLIHKGEGFEIHVTVGEEAELPRDTHLEVSEVKEMDQSFETYKQKTLEKVSRKDDEIKSLFFYDITLVSNGKEIQPSSAVKVEVVYDNPLEVSDEELEIVHFKDNGALEVLKSKTDPETVDSSSDIAFRTESFSVYAIVQPDNTKLPLRTYIFENADGSQYLFKTNSDTETDTQIIKDGQSLHGVGIPYVDDDKHFNGWYIFNKDTNTYGDEIHFEEAIEVKQTETIYVRPSYGNVAYVTFYDNEDGTLVLEKHQVALEEGKGTVNLAEHTAVSPSATQVFAGWSLTKGGSVITENITNYPIAKDTVFYPIFKESKKIEFNTGDIGEGAPYVAPKFVIEGEKAESIKPTDPTRNGYTFGGWYRDSNYQTAFDFSSTVTEDIVLYARWLPATANYTIVYWQQSKTDSKNSLAADKTYDYAGQVSRTATVDSIVSLTSSDRNPDSKGFVYTNARGETSTVVKADGSSIINVYFDRKLITMRFLNDTYYRSYTGPVAVNSTVWTSPTYAQYVTTYTGLYGTSLAENGYTWPSSGTQNWTYYASGGQARGMSYLGEFILPEDTYDTSNTEIRFYRNGRKTVNYYFYKQNIDGTYSSTPTDVGSGQMATFTFSEKYSGFNVAWYRRYYSGTTSSYDSDWRKAANNGTTQTFYTYGTYYNSVDYPLDLHIQYDRKAYHINFLDPLNNQELTNFDPVSVYYEDNLSKYKPDTTIDKPTPSLPGYRWDGKWYKDQTLTQEIDWSITMPSHDLKVYAGWEKIRYDVTIEANGGELLDTQATYFTLDYGEKITEFANITRDYVEDPNGEYYYRHDTDNGLATDGRHAHYTKDPTEPNVDTTKRYRYEKDAYKLVGWYYVNADGTTRPYNFSGIVVGDTTLRAIWRRVGEYKVNYSPIVYDYTTNQPMVDDKGNAVLATNLPIDGNSYDDQSHSAMLTRPTISGEYRFRGWYYDGKLYNPHDEFIIDAELADENKIIHIYPVFKSVNDLNVETTRITYDGNGGEKDVDGKTVTHVSEEDLLINTVKTLPKETYFDRVGYNLVGWNTNEADADAGHIQFELGQEVGVDNLPNSENVLYAVWQPKLYSVTISKKVIGNESDKVKSFTFTPGGALTSANFALKDGEVKVYQDIPYGSTISVDEQYNEAYTTIERITHTNLASGKSDRTYEKTGLAELIVDGNIEINFVNERRRQNIYLQKVDVGNLLTGLKNAEFTLYKVENGQRQPLPDYEQLVSDGDGYLTTGKSRKFSLDIGNYQLIETKAPDGYLLEENPIDISVTSTSVSLIQNGNASEVTVSSLDDGSTLFSTKVTNSQGIELPNTGGIGQYIYVILGGSLAIFAAYLYYVKSKKKGTESSVLY